A single genomic interval of Burkholderia cepacia ATCC 25416 harbors:
- a CDS encoding diacylglycerol kinase, whose translation MKRDLNDKSPPPDATPQRHRPFDEEEPHADADVHAHEPLGPDDRLTPLPPNPYKRHRGITRAWYALKHSLNGFRVAIREESAFRQELTLAALMLPIGAFAPVPAASRALLIASVLLVLIVELLNSSVEAAIDRISLERHELSKRAKDLGSAAVTVALFACVTTWAFVLGPVVAHWLGF comes from the coding sequence TTGAAACGAGACCTGAACGACAAGTCCCCGCCCCCCGACGCCACGCCGCAACGGCACCGTCCGTTCGACGAGGAAGAGCCGCATGCCGATGCGGACGTGCATGCGCACGAGCCGCTCGGCCCCGACGATCGGCTAACGCCGCTGCCGCCGAACCCGTACAAGCGCCACCGCGGCATCACGCGCGCCTGGTACGCGCTCAAGCATTCGCTGAACGGCTTTCGCGTCGCGATCCGCGAGGAGAGCGCGTTTCGCCAGGAACTCACGCTCGCCGCGCTGATGCTCCCGATCGGCGCGTTTGCGCCGGTGCCGGCCGCCTCGCGCGCGCTGCTGATCGCGTCGGTGCTGCTCGTGCTGATCGTCGAGTTGCTGAACTCGAGCGTCGAGGCCGCGATCGACCGCATCTCGCTCGAACGCCACGAACTCTCCAAACGTGCGAAGGACCTCGGCAGCGCGGCCGTGACGGTCGCGCTGTTCGCATGCGTGACGACGTGGGCCTTCGTGCTCGGCCCGGTCGTCGCACACTGGCTGGGCTTCTAG
- a CDS encoding glycosyltransferase family 4 protein produces the protein MKIMIVTDAWEPQVNGVVRTLKSTSRELTALGHRVELLTPLEFRTVPCPTYPEIRLSILPYRKLRARIDAFAPDALHIATEGPLGLAARRYARSRKLPYTTAYHTRFPEYVQARFGIPLAATYRFLHWFHGPSLAVMAPTPVVKQDLEKFGFTNVVLWTRGVDLDVFRPMESKVLNTARPIFLYVGRVAIEKNVEAFLRLDLPGSKWVAGEGPALAELKSRYPEANYLGVLSQAELAKVYAAADVFVFPSRTDTFGLVLLEALACGTPVAAYPVTGPIDVLGEGDAGAMHEDLQEACLEALKIERATARAWAERFSWRAASEQFASHLKPLPKTAYSPAEGAAV, from the coding sequence ATGAAGATCATGATCGTCACCGACGCGTGGGAACCGCAGGTCAACGGCGTCGTGCGCACGCTGAAGAGCACGTCGCGCGAACTCACCGCGCTCGGCCACCGCGTCGAACTGCTGACGCCGCTGGAATTCCGCACGGTGCCCTGCCCGACCTACCCCGAGATCCGCCTGTCGATCCTGCCGTACCGCAAGCTGCGCGCGCGGATCGACGCGTTCGCCCCCGACGCGCTGCACATCGCGACCGAAGGCCCGCTCGGCCTCGCCGCGCGGCGCTATGCACGTTCGCGCAAGCTGCCGTACACGACCGCGTATCACACGCGCTTTCCGGAGTACGTGCAGGCGCGCTTCGGCATCCCGCTCGCGGCGACCTACCGCTTCCTGCACTGGTTCCATGGCCCGTCGCTCGCGGTGATGGCGCCGACGCCGGTGGTCAAGCAGGATCTCGAGAAATTCGGCTTCACGAACGTCGTGCTGTGGACCCGCGGCGTCGACCTCGACGTGTTCCGGCCGATGGAATCGAAGGTGCTCAATACCGCGCGGCCGATCTTCCTCTATGTCGGCCGCGTCGCGATCGAGAAGAACGTCGAGGCGTTCCTGCGCCTCGACCTGCCCGGCTCGAAATGGGTCGCCGGCGAAGGCCCCGCGCTCGCGGAACTGAAGTCGCGCTATCCGGAAGCAAACTATCTCGGCGTGCTGTCACAGGCCGAGCTCGCGAAGGTGTATGCTGCGGCCGACGTGTTCGTGTTCCCGAGTCGCACCGACACGTTCGGCCTCGTGCTGCTCGAGGCGCTCGCCTGCGGCACGCCGGTTGCCGCGTATCCCGTGACGGGCCCGATCGACGTGCTCGGCGAAGGCGACGCCGGCGCGATGCACGAGGACCTGCAGGAAGCCTGCCTCGAAGCGCTGAAGATCGAACGCGCGACTGCGCGCGCATGGGCCGAACGCTTTTCGTGGCGCGCGGCGTCCGAGCAGTTCGCGTCGCATCTGAAGCCGCTGCCGAAGACCGCGTACTCGCCAGCAGAAGGTGCCGCCGTTTGA
- a CDS encoding phosphatidylserine decarboxylase, with amino-acid sequence MNYPHPIIAREGWPFIAIAAVIALLIHAVGGFGFAWPFWLLLVFVVQFFRDPQRPIPAQPNAVLCPADGRIVAVETAQDPYANREALKISVFMNVFNVHSQRSPVDGAISKVEYFPGAFLNAAIDKASTENERNAVVIQTASGKTVTAVQIAGLVARRILCYVRAGEPLSRGQRYGFIRFGSRVDVYLPLGSRAKVSIGEKVYASSTILAELEQ; translated from the coding sequence ATGAACTATCCTCATCCGATCATCGCGCGCGAAGGCTGGCCGTTCATCGCGATTGCTGCCGTCATCGCGCTGTTGATCCACGCCGTCGGGGGCTTCGGCTTCGCGTGGCCGTTCTGGCTGCTGCTCGTCTTCGTCGTCCAGTTCTTCCGTGATCCGCAGCGCCCGATCCCGGCGCAGCCGAACGCGGTGCTGTGCCCGGCGGACGGCCGCATCGTCGCGGTCGAGACCGCGCAGGACCCGTACGCGAACCGCGAAGCGCTGAAGATCAGCGTGTTCATGAATGTCTTCAACGTCCATTCGCAGCGTTCGCCGGTCGATGGCGCGATCTCCAAGGTCGAGTACTTCCCGGGTGCGTTCCTGAACGCGGCGATCGACAAGGCGTCCACCGAGAACGAGCGTAACGCGGTCGTGATCCAGACGGCGAGCGGCAAGACCGTGACCGCCGTGCAGATCGCCGGCCTCGTCGCACGCCGGATTCTCTGCTACGTGCGCGCCGGCGAGCCGCTGTCGCGCGGCCAGCGCTACGGTTTCATCCGCTTCGGTTCGCGCGTCGACGTGTACCTGCCGCTCGGCAGCCGCGCGAAGGTGTCGATCGGCGAGAAGGTCTACGCGTCGTCGACGATCCTCGCCGAGCTCGAACAGTAA
- a CDS encoding acetolactate synthase 3 catalytic subunit, with protein MNMPSAEFSTSEPLSPPDSDSIGGTVLMKALADENVEFIWGYPGGSVLYIYDELYKQDKIQHVLVRHEQAAVHAADAYARSTGNVGVCLVTSGPGVTNAVTGIATAYMDSIPMVVISGQVPTAAIGQDAFQECDTVGITRPCVKHNFLVKDVRDLAETVKKAFYIARTGRPGPVLIDIPKDISKTPCQYEPVKSVSLRSYNPVTKGHSGQIRKAVSLLLTAKRPYIYTGGGIILADASRELNQFADLLGYPVTNTLMGLGGYRASDKKFLGMLGMHGTYEANMAMQHCDVLIAIGARFDDRVIGDPAHFASRPRKIIHIDIDPSSISKRVKVDIPIVGDVKEVLKELIEQLQTAEHGPDTEALAQWWKDIEGWRAKDCLKYDRESEIIKPQYVVEKAWELTDGNAFVCSDVGQHQMWAAQFYRFNKPRRWINSGGLGTMGFGLPAAMGVKMAHPDDDVLCITGEGSIQMCIQELSTCLQYDTPVKIISLNNRYLGMVRQWQQIEYSKRYSHSYMDALPDFVKLAEAYGHVGMRIEKTSDVEPALKEALRLKDRTVFLDFQTDPTENVWPMVQAGKGITEMLLGSEDL; from the coding sequence ATGAACATGCCCAGCGCGGAATTCTCCACGTCGGAACCCCTTTCCCCTCCCGATAGCGACTCCATCGGCGGCACCGTGCTCATGAAGGCACTGGCCGATGAAAACGTCGAATTCATCTGGGGCTACCCCGGCGGCTCGGTACTCTACATCTACGACGAGCTTTACAAGCAGGACAAGATTCAGCACGTGCTGGTGCGCCACGAACAGGCGGCCGTGCACGCAGCCGATGCGTATGCGCGTTCCACCGGCAATGTCGGCGTCTGCCTCGTGACGTCGGGCCCCGGTGTCACCAACGCGGTGACCGGCATCGCAACGGCGTACATGGATTCGATCCCGATGGTCGTGATCAGCGGCCAGGTGCCCACGGCAGCGATCGGTCAGGACGCTTTCCAGGAGTGCGACACCGTCGGCATCACGCGTCCGTGCGTGAAGCACAACTTCCTCGTGAAGGACGTGCGCGACCTCGCGGAAACCGTCAAGAAGGCGTTCTACATTGCCCGCACCGGCCGTCCGGGCCCCGTGCTGATCGACATCCCGAAGGACATCTCGAAGACGCCGTGCCAGTACGAGCCGGTCAAGAGCGTGTCGCTGCGTTCGTACAACCCCGTCACGAAGGGCCATTCGGGCCAGATCCGCAAGGCCGTGTCGCTGCTGCTGACGGCGAAGCGTCCGTACATCTACACGGGCGGCGGCATCATCCTCGCCGACGCGTCGCGCGAACTGAACCAGTTCGCGGACCTGCTCGGCTACCCGGTCACGAACACGCTGATGGGCCTCGGCGGCTATCGCGCGTCGGACAAGAAATTCCTCGGCATGCTCGGCATGCACGGCACCTACGAAGCGAACATGGCGATGCAGCACTGCGACGTGCTGATCGCGATCGGTGCCCGCTTCGACGACCGCGTGATCGGCGATCCGGCGCACTTCGCGTCGCGTCCGCGCAAGATCATCCACATCGACATCGACCCGTCGTCGATCTCGAAGCGCGTGAAGGTCGACATCCCGATCGTCGGCGACGTGAAGGAGGTGCTGAAGGAGCTGATCGAGCAGTTGCAGACGGCCGAGCATGGCCCCGACACCGAAGCCCTCGCGCAATGGTGGAAGGACATCGAGGGCTGGCGCGCGAAGGACTGCCTGAAGTACGACCGCGAAAGCGAGATCATCAAGCCGCAGTACGTGGTCGAGAAGGCGTGGGAGCTGACGGACGGCAATGCGTTCGTGTGCTCGGACGTCGGCCAGCACCAGATGTGGGCGGCGCAGTTCTACCGTTTCAACAAGCCGCGTCGCTGGATCAACTCCGGCGGCCTCGGCACGATGGGCTTCGGCCTGCCGGCAGCGATGGGCGTCAAGATGGCGCACCCGGACGACGACGTGCTGTGCATCACGGGCGAAGGCTCGATCCAGATGTGCATTCAGGAGTTGTCGACCTGCCTGCAGTACGACACGCCCGTGAAGATCATTTCGCTGAACAACCGCTATCTCGGCATGGTTCGCCAGTGGCAGCAGATCGAATACAGCAAGCGCTATTCGCATTCGTACATGGATGCGCTGCCTGACTTCGTGAAGCTCGCCGAAGCGTACGGCCATGTCGGCATGCGGATCGAAAAGACCTCGGATGTGGAGCCGGCGCTGAAGGAAGCGCTGCGCCTGAAGGACCGCACCGTGTTTCTCGACTTCCAGACCGATCCGACCGAAAACGTCTGGCCGATGGTACAGGCCGGCAAGGGCATCACCGAGATGCTGCTCGGATCGGAAGACCTGTAA
- the ilvN gene encoding acetolactate synthase small subunit, producing the protein MRHIISVLLENEPGALSRVVGLFSARGYNIETLTVAPTEDQSLSRLTIVSIGSDDVIEQITKHLNRLIEVVKVVDLTDGAHIERELMLIKVRAVGKEREEMKRMADIFRGRIIDVTEKTYTIELTGASDKLDAFIQGLDAGAILETVRTGSSGIGRGERILKV; encoded by the coding sequence ATGAGACACATCATTTCCGTCCTGCTGGAGAACGAACCGGGCGCGCTGTCGCGCGTGGTCGGTCTGTTTTCCGCACGCGGCTACAACATCGAAACCTTGACGGTGGCGCCGACCGAAGACCAATCGCTGTCGCGGCTCACCATCGTTTCCATTGGCTCCGACGACGTGATCGAACAGATCACGAAGCATCTGAACCGCCTGATCGAGGTGGTGAAAGTGGTGGACCTGACCGACGGTGCACACATCGAACGCGAGCTGATGCTGATCAAGGTACGTGCAGTGGGCAAGGAGCGCGAAGAAATGAAGCGGATGGCGGACATTTTCCGCGGCCGTATCATCGACGTGACCGAAAAGACCTACACGATCGAATTGACGGGCGCGAGCGACAAGCTCGACGCATTCATCCAGGGGCTGGACGCGGGCGCGATCCTCGAGACCGTGCGCACCGGCAGCTCCGGCATCGGACGCGGCGAGCGCATCCTGAAGGTGTGA
- a CDS encoding RDD family protein: MANARAPETPAAAPSVRRRLAALLYEGVLLFGVVFFAGLAFSLATQQRNGLVHHNLLAAWIALVVGAYFVWFWTHGGQTLPMKTWRLRLESSNGRPLSAGHALVRYALGWLWFLPPLALHPLLGLSVPVTLALTAAWIVVWAGAARLHTGRQFPHDRIARTRVVAIPR; encoded by the coding sequence GTGGCGAACGCCCGCGCCCCCGAAACCCCGGCCGCCGCGCCGTCCGTGCGGCGGCGTCTCGCCGCGCTGCTCTACGAAGGCGTGCTGCTGTTCGGTGTGGTGTTCTTCGCCGGACTCGCGTTCAGCCTCGCGACGCAGCAACGCAACGGCCTCGTCCATCACAACCTGCTCGCCGCCTGGATCGCGCTCGTGGTCGGCGCGTACTTCGTCTGGTTCTGGACCCACGGCGGCCAGACGCTGCCGATGAAGACATGGCGGCTGCGGCTCGAATCGTCGAACGGCCGACCGCTGAGCGCGGGCCACGCGCTCGTCCGCTATGCGCTCGGCTGGCTGTGGTTCCTGCCGCCGCTCGCGCTGCATCCGCTCCTCGGCCTGTCGGTACCCGTCACGCTCGCGCTCACCGCCGCGTGGATCGTCGTGTGGGCCGGCGCGGCCCGGCTGCATACCGGCCGCCAGTTTCCGCACGACCGGATCGCACGCACGCGCGTCGTCGCCATCCCGCGTTGA
- the ilvC gene encoding ketol-acid reductoisomerase, whose product MNVFYDKDADLSLIKGKQVTIIGYGSQGHAHALNLKDSGVNVTVGLRKGGASWSKAENAGLSVKEVAEAVKGADVVMMLLPDEQIADVYAKEVHENIKQGSALAFAHGFNVHYGAVIPRADLDVIMIAPKAPGHTVRGTYSQGGGVPHLIAVAQNKSGAARDIALSYAAANGGGRAGIIETNFREETETDLFGEQAVLCGGTVELIKAGFETLVEAGYAPEMAYFECLHELKLIVDLIYEGGIANMNYSISNNAEYGEYVTGPRIVTEETKKAMKQCLTDIQTGEYAKSFILENKAGAPTLQSRRRLTAEHQIEQVGAKLRAMMPWIAKNKLVDQTKN is encoded by the coding sequence ATGAACGTTTTCTACGACAAAGACGCTGACCTCTCCCTCATCAAGGGCAAGCAAGTCACGATCATCGGCTACGGCTCGCAAGGCCATGCACACGCGCTGAACCTGAAGGACAGCGGTGTCAACGTGACGGTCGGCCTGCGCAAGGGCGGCGCGTCGTGGAGCAAGGCCGAGAACGCCGGCCTGTCGGTCAAGGAAGTCGCGGAAGCGGTGAAGGGCGCCGACGTCGTGATGATGCTGCTGCCGGACGAGCAGATCGCCGACGTGTACGCGAAGGAAGTGCACGAGAACATCAAGCAGGGCTCGGCGCTGGCATTCGCGCACGGCTTCAACGTCCACTACGGCGCGGTGATCCCGCGCGCCGACCTCGACGTGATCATGATCGCGCCGAAGGCACCGGGCCACACCGTGCGCGGCACGTACTCGCAAGGTGGCGGCGTGCCGCACCTGATCGCGGTTGCGCAGAACAAGTCGGGCGCGGCACGCGACATCGCGCTGTCGTACGCCGCGGCGAACGGCGGCGGCCGCGCCGGCATCATCGAGACGAACTTCCGTGAAGAAACCGAAACCGACCTGTTCGGCGAGCAGGCCGTGCTGTGCGGCGGTACCGTCGAGCTGATCAAGGCTGGTTTCGAAACGCTGGTCGAGGCAGGTTACGCGCCGGAAATGGCGTACTTCGAGTGCCTGCACGAACTGAAGCTGATCGTCGACCTGATCTACGAAGGCGGCATCGCGAACATGAACTACTCGATCTCGAACAACGCCGAGTACGGCGAGTACGTGACGGGCCCGCGCATCGTGACGGAAGAGACGAAGAAGGCGATGAAGCAGTGCCTGACCGACATCCAGACGGGCGAGTACGCGAAGAGCTTCATCCTCGAGAACAAGGCAGGCGCACCGACGCTGCAGTCGCGCCGTCGCCTGACGGCCGAGCACCAGATCGAGCAGGTCGGTGCGAAGCTGCGCGCGATGATGCCGTGGATCGCGAAGAACAAGCTCGTCGACCAGACGAAGAACTAA
- a CDS encoding UDP-2,3-diacylglucosamine diphosphatase, which yields MGQKTSATSLFRHPLGARAATAFLSGSAATDGRVSQEPPAGHATRHDDPDSSAHRYRTIWLSDIHLGSSGCQAPYLLDFLRHNDSEYLYLVGDIIDGWQLKKGWYWPQAHNDVVQKILRKARKGTQVVYIPGNHDEGARQFCDLAFGDIQVRGEAFHTTLAGKRLWIVHGDLFDGVIQHAKWLAYLGDTLYTLILVLNRWFNRIRSRLGFQYWSLSQYLKHQVKNAVNFISQFETVMTDEARRRGCDGVVCGHIHKAEIRDIDGVLYCNDGDWVESLSALVETMEGELKIVYWTVMRTAPSETTSRKAKATA from the coding sequence ATGGGCCAGAAAACGTCTGCGACCTCCCTGTTCCGTCACCCTCTCGGCGCCCGCGCCGCCACCGCCTTCCTGTCCGGTTCCGCCGCAACCGACGGGCGGGTGTCGCAAGAACCGCCTGCCGGTCACGCCACGCGGCATGACGACCCCGACTCGTCCGCGCATCGCTACCGCACCATCTGGCTGTCCGACATCCACCTCGGTTCGAGCGGCTGCCAGGCGCCGTACCTGCTCGACTTCCTGCGCCACAACGATTCGGAGTACCTGTACCTCGTCGGCGACATCATCGACGGCTGGCAACTGAAAAAGGGCTGGTACTGGCCGCAGGCGCACAACGACGTCGTGCAGAAGATCCTGCGCAAGGCGCGCAAGGGGACGCAGGTCGTCTACATCCCGGGCAATCACGACGAAGGCGCGCGGCAGTTCTGCGACCTCGCGTTCGGCGACATCCAGGTGCGCGGCGAGGCGTTCCACACGACGCTCGCAGGCAAACGTTTGTGGATCGTGCACGGCGACCTGTTCGACGGCGTGATCCAGCACGCGAAATGGCTCGCGTACCTCGGCGACACGCTCTACACGCTGATCCTCGTGCTGAACCGCTGGTTCAACCGGATCCGCAGCCGGCTCGGCTTCCAGTACTGGTCGCTGTCGCAGTACCTGAAGCACCAGGTCAAGAACGCCGTCAACTTCATCTCGCAGTTCGAGACCGTGATGACCGACGAGGCGCGCCGCCGCGGCTGCGACGGCGTCGTGTGCGGGCACATCCACAAGGCGGAGATCCGCGACATCGACGGCGTGCTGTACTGCAACGACGGCGACTGGGTCGAGAGCCTGTCCGCACTCGTCGAAACGATGGAAGGCGAACTGAAGATCGTCTACTGGACGGTGATGCGCACCGCACCGTCGGAAACCACGTCGCGCAAGGCCAAGGCCACTGCCTGA
- a CDS encoding TetR/AcrR family transcriptional regulator: protein MEAKPPRRTRERILELSLKLFNEIGEPNVTTTTIAEEMEISPGNLYYHFRNKDDIINSIFAQFEQQIERRLRFPEDHRPTIDETWSYLQYMADFMWTYRFLYRDLNDLLARNRTLETHFKQIISHKVRFARDMCELLVSDAEMVATPAEIEVIATNMAVISTYWLSYQYVMHPRKYNDQDAIREELHQVSMHVISVMAPYLRGRSRQLFDDLVSGKLPKRQFTDYLPPRDGSPRPADSPVVTGQAPAKDSKQ from the coding sequence ATGGAAGCGAAACCTCCCCGCCGCACCCGCGAACGGATTCTCGAGTTGTCGTTGAAACTCTTCAACGAGATCGGCGAGCCGAACGTCACGACCACGACGATCGCCGAGGAAATGGAAATCAGTCCAGGCAACCTGTACTACCATTTCCGCAACAAGGACGACATCATCAACAGCATCTTCGCGCAGTTCGAGCAGCAGATCGAACGGCGGCTGCGCTTTCCCGAAGATCACCGTCCGACGATCGACGAAACCTGGTCGTACCTGCAGTACATGGCCGATTTCATGTGGACCTACCGGTTCCTGTATCGCGACCTCAACGACCTGCTCGCGCGCAACCGCACGCTCGAGACGCACTTCAAGCAGATCATCAGCCACAAGGTGCGCTTCGCGCGCGACATGTGCGAGCTGCTCGTATCCGACGCCGAGATGGTCGCGACACCCGCCGAGATCGAGGTCATCGCCACCAACATGGCCGTCATTTCGACGTACTGGCTGTCGTATCAGTACGTGATGCATCCGCGCAAGTACAACGACCAGGACGCGATCCGCGAGGAACTGCATCAGGTCAGCATGCACGTGATCTCCGTGATGGCGCCGTACCTGCGCGGCCGTTCGCGCCAGCTGTTCGACGACCTGGTCTCCGGCAAGCTGCCGAAGCGCCAGTTCACCGACTACCTGCCGCCGCGCGACGGCTCGCCGCGACCGGCAGACAGCCCCGTCGTCACCGGGCAGGCCCCCGCCAAGGATTCCAAGCAATGA
- a CDS encoding DUF3106 domain-containing protein → MSQKRGLAVFFGCVIAIAVSYVATYPRFHPAPATPTAAANSPAAPASAATGLTTELPPLPLPLPAASGPLSWARLTPAQHAALAPFADQWDGFSDARKRKWLKIASRFAKLTPDDQKRLQDRMTEWARMTPEQRRVARENYQSAKELSAQARERAWKAYQQLPEEQKERLAAAERRRRPSVVSAPPTVADRDVRRLVNSHDHAASGAATAPAPVSAAAAQPVPASSTAGTASAPAAVAPVSPADAPSLFKGS, encoded by the coding sequence GTGAGTCAGAAGCGCGGCCTGGCCGTATTTTTCGGATGCGTAATCGCGATCGCCGTTTCCTACGTCGCCACGTACCCACGATTCCACCCGGCCCCCGCGACGCCCACCGCCGCGGCCAACAGCCCTGCCGCGCCCGCATCGGCCGCGACCGGGCTGACCACCGAACTCCCCCCGCTGCCCCTGCCGCTGCCGGCCGCGTCCGGCCCGCTGTCCTGGGCGCGCCTCACGCCGGCGCAACACGCGGCACTCGCGCCGTTCGCCGACCAGTGGGATGGCTTCAGCGACGCACGCAAGCGCAAATGGCTGAAGATCGCGTCGCGTTTCGCGAAGTTGACGCCCGATGATCAAAAGCGCCTGCAGGACCGGATGACCGAATGGGCGCGGATGACGCCCGAGCAGCGCCGCGTCGCGCGCGAGAACTACCAGAGTGCGAAGGAGCTGTCCGCGCAGGCGCGCGAGCGGGCCTGGAAGGCGTACCAGCAACTCCCCGAGGAGCAGAAGGAACGTCTCGCGGCCGCCGAGCGCCGCCGCCGGCCGAGCGTCGTCAGCGCGCCGCCGACCGTCGCCGACCGTGACGTCCGTCGCCTCGTCAATTCGCACGATCACGCCGCAAGCGGCGCAGCCACCGCGCCGGCACCCGTCTCGGCCGCCGCCGCGCAGCCGGTGCCCGCGTCGTCGACGGCCGGCACCGCGTCCGCGCCGGCCGCCGTGGCGCCCGTGTCGCCCGCGGACGCCCCCTCGCTGTTCAAGGGCTCCTGA
- a CDS encoding DUF3619 family protein: MSSAPANREHEFALKVRRALDERAADLPAATTDRLAAARRAALARKKPEAATVPVFVPAFAGAAGAYGTAPAGRPQAGRPSFARRLLRAWPLALLLAGLVGIAYWEDMQRTAELADIDAAMLSDDLPLNAYLDHGFNAYLSRAH, from the coding sequence ATGAGCTCCGCTCCCGCAAATCGAGAACACGAATTCGCGCTGAAGGTGCGCCGCGCGCTGGACGAGCGCGCGGCCGACCTGCCTGCCGCGACCACCGACCGTCTGGCCGCCGCCCGCCGGGCTGCGCTCGCGCGCAAGAAGCCCGAAGCCGCGACCGTGCCGGTGTTCGTGCCGGCCTTCGCCGGCGCGGCCGGTGCGTACGGCACGGCGCCCGCGGGCCGCCCGCAGGCCGGCCGCCCGTCGTTCGCGCGCCGCCTGCTGCGCGCGTGGCCGCTGGCGCTGCTGCTCGCGGGGCTCGTCGGCATCGCCTACTGGGAAGACATGCAGCGCACCGCCGAACTCGCCGACATCGACGCGGCGATGCTCAGCGACGACCTGCCGCTCAACGCGTATCTCGATCACGGGTTCAACGCGTATCTGTCGCGTGCGCACTAA
- a CDS encoding RNA polymerase sigma factor — MASDKELADFLAGVERRAFKQAAYAVRDDDASLDIVQDAMIKLAEKYGDRPAAELPLLFQRILQNAIHDWFRRQKVRNTWVTLFSSLNNTDDDDFDPLETLESADDNAGVESSEHRLEREQVLALIDEEIQKLPTRQREAFLMRYWEDMDVAETAAAMGCSEGSVKTHCSRATHTLAQALKAKGITL; from the coding sequence ATGGCATCAGACAAGGAACTCGCCGACTTTCTGGCGGGCGTCGAAAGGCGCGCGTTCAAGCAGGCCGCGTACGCCGTGCGTGACGACGATGCGTCGCTCGACATCGTGCAGGACGCGATGATCAAGCTTGCGGAGAAGTACGGCGACCGGCCGGCGGCCGAGCTGCCGCTGCTTTTTCAGCGGATCCTGCAGAACGCGATCCACGACTGGTTCCGCCGGCAGAAGGTCCGCAACACGTGGGTCACGCTGTTCTCGTCGCTGAACAACACCGACGACGACGACTTCGACCCGCTCGAAACCCTCGAATCCGCGGACGACAACGCGGGCGTCGAAAGCAGCGAGCACCGCCTCGAACGAGAGCAGGTTCTGGCCCTGATCGACGAAGAAATCCAGAAACTTCCGACGCGTCAACGGGAAGCGTTCCTGATGCGTTATTGGGAAGATATGGATGTCGCCGAGACTGCCGCCGCAATGGGGTGCTCCGAGGGCAGCGTCAAGACGCACTGCTCGCGAGCCACCCACACCCTGGCGCAAGCGCTCAAGGCCAAAGGAATCACGCTATGA
- a CDS encoding TIGR00730 family Rossman fold protein, which produces MKAVCVYCGSSSGVRPIYADAARAFGRALVDAGLTLVYGGGRVGLMGVIADEVMAAGGRAVGVIPELLVDKEVGHTGLSELHVVPDMHHRKKMMADLSDAFVAMPGGAGTLEELFEVYTWAQLGYHRKPVAVYNIDSFYDPLIALLRHTVDEGFMRPAYFDALCIESEPVELIERLRRYQPPARDKWAPDAAK; this is translated from the coding sequence ATGAAGGCAGTCTGTGTTTACTGCGGCTCGTCGTCCGGCGTCCGGCCCATCTATGCCGACGCCGCGCGCGCATTCGGCCGCGCGCTCGTCGATGCGGGCCTCACGCTCGTCTACGGCGGCGGCCGCGTCGGCCTGATGGGCGTGATCGCCGACGAAGTGATGGCGGCCGGCGGCCGTGCGGTCGGCGTGATCCCCGAATTGCTCGTCGACAAGGAAGTCGGCCATACGGGGCTGTCGGAACTGCACGTCGTGCCCGACATGCACCACCGCAAGAAAATGATGGCCGACCTCTCCGACGCGTTCGTCGCGATGCCCGGCGGCGCCGGCACGCTCGAAGAGCTCTTCGAGGTCTACACGTGGGCGCAGCTCGGCTATCACCGCAAGCCCGTCGCGGTCTACAACATCGATTCGTTCTACGATCCGTTGATCGCGCTGCTGCGCCATACGGTCGACGAAGGCTTCATGCGTCCGGCTTATTTCGACGCGCTGTGCATCGAATCCGAACCCGTCGAACTGATCGAGCGACTGCGTCGCTACCAGCCGCCCGCCCGCGACAAGTGGGCGCCCGACGCAGCCAAGTAA